In one Sphingomonas sp. AP4-R1 genomic region, the following are encoded:
- the ald gene encoding alanine dehydrogenase translates to MRIGVPKEIKNHEYRVGLTPPSVAELVAAGHEVVVETNAGAGIDFEDRDYVEAGARILATADEVFAQAEMIVKVKEPQPVEIARLRPHHLLFTYLHLAADKPQAEGLMKSGATCIAYETVTSPRGGLPLLKPMSEVAGRMSVQVGAHYLEKEQGGRGVLLGGVPGVAPARVAILGGGIAGVNAAQMAVGMRADVTIYDINNDRLAELDMFFSSQIKTAYASKAAIASAVAKAHLVIGAVLIPGAAAPKLVTREMLKTMKRGSVLVDIAIDQGGCFETSHATTHDDPVFEVDGITHYCVANMPGAVARTSAFALNNATLPFALKLANLGADAAMAADPHLANGLNVSGGKIRHAAVAEALDLPLN, encoded by the coding sequence ATGAGAATCGGCGTACCCAAGGAAATCAAGAATCACGAATATCGCGTCGGCCTGACGCCGCCGTCCGTGGCGGAGCTGGTCGCGGCGGGCCATGAGGTGGTGGTCGAGACGAATGCCGGCGCCGGCATCGATTTCGAGGATCGCGACTATGTCGAGGCCGGCGCGCGCATCCTGGCCACCGCCGACGAGGTGTTCGCGCAGGCCGAGATGATCGTGAAGGTGAAGGAGCCGCAGCCGGTGGAGATCGCCCGCCTTCGCCCGCACCACCTGCTCTTCACCTATCTCCATCTGGCCGCCGACAAGCCGCAGGCCGAAGGCCTGATGAAGTCGGGTGCGACCTGCATCGCCTATGAGACGGTGACGAGCCCGCGCGGCGGTCTGCCGCTCTTGAAGCCGATGTCCGAAGTGGCCGGGCGCATGTCCGTGCAGGTCGGCGCGCATTATCTGGAGAAGGAGCAGGGCGGACGCGGCGTGCTGCTGGGCGGCGTGCCCGGCGTGGCCCCGGCGCGAGTCGCGATCCTCGGCGGCGGCATCGCCGGCGTGAATGCCGCGCAGATGGCGGTCGGCATGCGCGCCGACGTAACGATCTACGACATCAACAATGATCGCCTGGCCGAACTGGACATGTTCTTCTCCAGCCAGATCAAGACGGCCTATGCCTCCAAGGCGGCGATCGCCTCGGCCGTGGCCAAGGCGCATCTCGTGATCGGCGCGGTCCTGATTCCGGGCGCGGCCGCCCCCAAGCTCGTCACGCGCGAGATGCTGAAGACGATGAAGCGCGGCTCCGTGCTGGTCGATATCGCGATCGATCAGGGCGGCTGCTTCGAGACGAGCCACGCCACAACGCATGACGATCCCGTGTTCGAAGTGGACGGCATCACCCATTATTGCGTGGCGAACATGCCGGGCGCGGTCGCGCGCACCTCGGCCTTCGCGCTCAACAATGCGACCCTGCCGTTCGCGCTGAAGCTCGCGAACCTCGGCGCGGATGCGGCGATGGCGGCCGACCCGCATCTGGCCAACGGCCTCAACGTCTCGGGCGGCAAGATCCGCCACGCGGCCGTGGCCGAGGCGCTGGACCTGCCGCTGAACTGA
- a CDS encoding Lrp/AsnC family transcriptional regulator, which translates to MDAIDQKILRQLASDSTLTNDALGNRVGLSASAAHRRVKALEQAGAIIGYRARLSRAAEDHPSTVFVQVTLTDQKRATMEAFEQAIERAAVIREAHLMSGESDYLLKVLVPRSDSYERIHRQVLASLPGVHRLVTQFTIRSIQTDD; encoded by the coding sequence ATGGATGCGATCGATCAGAAGATATTGCGACAGCTCGCCAGCGATTCGACCCTCACCAATGATGCGCTGGGCAATCGTGTAGGCCTGTCCGCCTCCGCCGCCCACCGCCGGGTGAAGGCGCTGGAGCAGGCCGGCGCGATCATCGGCTACCGCGCGCGCCTGTCTCGCGCGGCGGAGGATCACCCCTCCACCGTGTTCGTGCAGGTGACGCTCACCGATCAGAAGCGCGCGACGATGGAGGCGTTCGAACAGGCGATCGAGCGCGCCGCCGTGATCCGCGAGGCGCATCTGATGAGCGGCGAATCGGATTATCTGCTGAAGGTGCTCGTGCCGCGCAGCGACAGTTACGAGCGGATCCACCGGCAGGTGCTGGCATCGCTGCCCGGCGTGCACCGACTCGTCACGCAATTCACCATCCGTTCAATTCAGACCGACGATTAG